A region of the Polaribacter sp. L3A8 genome:
ATTTTTATTTTAACAATTTTATTTGGATCTCTTTCTATTCTACTTTTCTTATTAATTATAATTACAATTGCTGTTTTATATGCTATTTATAGAGGAGGGCAAAGGTTTCTTAGATTCAATTGGCATAAAGTTTTAGCAATATATCTGATTACTGTTCTTTTTATATTTGGAACCGACTTTTCTTACAATAATATCTTTAAACAACACCATAGAGATCGCTTTGAAGTACTACTGGGGTTAAAAACAGACAAAACTAATATAGGTTATAATTCTTATCAATCTGAATTAACAATTAGTTCTGGAAGTTGGACTGGTAAAGGATATCTAAAAGGAGATATTACCAAAGGAGATTTTGTCCCAGAACAACACACAGATTATATTTTTAGTACTGTTGGCGAAGAATGGGGTTTTTTAGGAAGTAGTCTTGTTATTATTTTATTTATGTTGATGATGTATAGAATAGTTTACCTTGCAGAAACCCATAACAATAAATTTGGAAGAATATATGGGTATAGTGTTGCCTCTATTCTCTTTTTTCATGTTATTGTAAATATTGGGATGGTTATAGGCTTATTACCAACAGTTGGCATCCCTCTACCCTTTTTCAGCTATGGAGGTTCATCACTTTGGGGATTTACAATCTTACTATTTATCTTTATAAGGTTAGATGCTCATAAAAACTATGATTGGTAAAAAAGAGATAACAGTTCAATTAACTAACTCAGTCTATTTAGGCCCTTCTTTAACCTTGTTAGCAAACTCTTAATCAATGGCTACTTTTCTACTCTCTAAGTGATACTTAAAGAATTACAAAACATTAACATTAAAGCTTTTAAAGCACAGCTTAGAGATGCCAAAAACACAGAACTCTTCCTTTTAGATTAACAGTAGTATTGGATCAACACAAAAAGTTGTGGAGTAAATTAAAAAGCATGAACTTTACAGTCTAATAAATCTCTATTTTGGACACTTCAATTGAGCTTACAAAACTATTATTACCAGAAATTCTTGTTGACTACTTTAAACTAACGAAACACGAAGTTAAAAATGGAGAACTTCATTTTCATTTCACAGAATTAAATACAATTCCAGAAGAATTTAAAGCACTTAAATTAAGTTCTAAAGGTTTTTTTCCTGAAGCTACTATTCAAGATTTTCCAATTCGAGGTAAAAACGTTTTTCTACATGTTATTAGACGACGTTGGGTTGAGGAAAATTCTAAAAAAGTAGTTACAAGAGATTGGCAATTAGTAGCAAAAGGCACTAGAATAACTAGTGAATTTGCTGCTTT
Encoded here:
- the rodA gene encoding rod shape-determining protein RodA; this encodes MRQERNNIFAEIDWILVFLFTILVGFGWMNIYAASKTEENHQILDFSTKYGKQILWIILSVPLIVIILFFNSKFYEKYSSIFYIISLIILILLFPLGKEINGAKSWFSFGGMSLQPSEFVKAFTALAVAKLLSDRQYNFRLIKNQIKAFIIIFTPAVLITLQPDAGSALIYLAFFFVLNREGLTLNYIIFGSLFIIIFILTILFGSLSILLFLLIIITIAVLYAIYRGGQRFLRFNWHKVLAIYLITVLFIFGTDFSYNNIFKQHHRDRFEVLLGLKTDKTNIGYNSYQSELTISSGSWTGKGYLKGDITKGDFVPEQHTDYIFSTVGEEWGFLGSSLVIILFMLMMYRIVYLAETHNNKFGRIYGYSVASILFFHVIVNIGMVIGLLPTVGIPLPFFSYGGSSLWGFTILLFIFIRLDAHKNYDW
- a CDS encoding ISAon1 family transposase N-terminal region protein; the encoded protein is MDTSIELTKLLLPEILVDYFKLTKHEVKNGELHFHFTELNTIPEEFKALKLSSKGFFPEATIQDFPIRGKNVFLHVIRRRWVEENSKKVVTRDWQLVAKGTRITSEFAAFFKDISQ